One window from the genome of Malacoplasma penetrans HF-2 encodes:
- a CDS encoding heavy metal translocating P-type ATPase has product MKKFKDLNFNKNIFLIKKIFNKKAKLIICGFLTIFLLILFFMMVAVYQKTDAVSVNIDNVLNSAYMQIIMCIAAFFVQFVFGVEYYTNSYKEIFKWKALGMNTLIASSTLISFIYSFVLMFLKIFHPHQFHHYHSMFESGATIIMVSMIGDLITESIRKKANSDFNDLETFIDQYVFVLKDNILIKTNIKDVKIGDLISVPKGGKIPLDSKLISNNSLINESILTGESRPVIKNKNDVLMSGSINIGEAINIEVTKLLKDSYLNQIIDKLEDIQGQKVKLQKVADKISKHFIWVIFFLSIIGFLVQFFFGGVFHNWYSNLDLNYLITWTNPSGQVANGFVSFEQIAQSIYLFITVLIIACPCALGLAAPLAIAIGSSKAAKQGILINNIDAFEKMKYVDAICFDKTGTLTTGNFVIEKTIGDLNSLNIIYELEKKSLHPLAKSYVSWFQKNHDSNKSNKSKEFKEDLIKEIAGIGIVYKENKDEYKITSLHYAQNNKFKFSNEILDNIKTLEDDKLYSHIVLSKNNVVLTIVVLSDELRENVVRSIELFNKLKIKTYLITGDNQKATSYLSKHIKFTKVYSQVSPDQKADIIKEIKASKSFVAYVGDGINDVLALEQSDLKIVMNEGSEITKSISDVILVKNDIYNVYKSIKITLETRKFLIFNLMWAFGYNIITIPLAIFGFINPILAAIIMAFSSISVLVNSLLFKIKKIK; this is encoded by the coding sequence ATGAAGAAATTTAAAGACTTGAATTTTAATAAAAATATTTTTCTTATTAAAAAGATTTTTAATAAGAAAGCTAAACTAATAATTTGTGGCTTTCTAACTATTTTTTTATTAATTTTATTTTTTATGATGGTTGCAGTTTATCAAAAAACTGATGCTGTAAGTGTAAATATAGATAATGTTTTAAATAGTGCATATATGCAAATCATCATGTGTATAGCTGCTTTTTTTGTCCAGTTTGTTTTTGGAGTTGAATATTATACAAATTCATACAAAGAAATCTTTAAGTGGAAAGCTTTAGGTATGAATACTTTAATAGCAAGCTCTACTTTAATTAGTTTTATTTATAGCTTTGTATTAATGTTTCTTAAAATATTTCACCCCCATCAATTTCATCATTATCACTCTATGTTTGAATCGGGTGCAACTATTATTATGGTTAGTATGATTGGTGATTTGATTACTGAATCTATTAGAAAAAAAGCTAATAGTGATTTTAATGATCTTGAAACTTTTATAGATCAATATGTATTTGTTTTAAAAGATAATATCCTTATAAAAACAAACATTAAAGATGTCAAAATTGGTGATTTAATTTCTGTACCAAAGGGTGGGAAAATCCCATTAGATTCAAAATTGATTTCTAATAACTCTTTAATCAATGAATCAATTTTAACTGGTGAATCAAGACCTGTTATTAAAAATAAAAATGATGTTTTAATGAGTGGATCAATTAACATTGGTGAGGCTATTAACATTGAAGTCACTAAATTATTAAAAGACTCATACTTAAACCAAATCATTGATAAATTAGAAGACATTCAAGGTCAAAAAGTAAAACTACAAAAAGTTGCTGATAAGATATCTAAGCACTTTATTTGAGTTATTTTCTTTTTATCAATTATTGGCTTTTTAGTGCAATTCTTTTTTGGTGGTGTTTTTCATAATTGATATTCAAATTTAGATTTAAACTATTTAATTACATGAACAAATCCTAGTGGACAAGTTGCTAATGGATTTGTATCCTTTGAACAAATTGCTCAATCAATCTATTTATTTATTACAGTTTTAATTATTGCTTGTCCTTGTGCATTGGGGTTGGCTGCACCATTAGCAATTGCAATAGGATCATCAAAAGCAGCAAAACAAGGAATCTTAATTAACAACATTGATGCTTTTGAAAAAATGAAATATGTAGATGCAATTTGCTTTGATAAAACTGGAACATTAACTACAGGTAATTTTGTAATAGAAAAAACAATTGGTGATTTAAACTCGCTTAATATTATTTATGAGTTAGAAAAAAAATCATTGCATCCACTTGCAAAATCATATGTTAGTTGATTTCAAAAAAATCATGATTCAAATAAGTCAAATAAATCAAAAGAGTTTAAAGAAGATTTAATTAAAGAAATTGCAGGGATTGGAATAGTTTATAAAGAAAACAAAGATGAATATAAAATAACTTCTTTACACTATGCACAAAACAATAAGTTTAAATTTAGTAATGAAATATTAGATAATATAAAAACTTTAGAAGATGACAAATTATATAGCCACATAGTTCTATCTAAAAATAATGTAGTTCTAACTATTGTTGTGTTATCAGATGAGTTAAGAGAAAATGTGGTTAGATCAATTGAGTTATTTAATAAATTAAAAATTAAAACTTATTTAATTACAGGTGATAATCAAAAGGCCACTAGTTATTTATCTAAACATATTAAGTTTACTAAAGTATATTCTCAAGTATCTCCAGATCAAAAAGCTGACATTATTAAAGAGATAAAAGCATCAAAATCTTTTGTTGCTTATGTTGGGGATGGGATTAATGATGTATTAGCATTAGAACAATCAGATTTAAAAATTGTTATGAATGAAGGCTCAGAAATTACTAAGTCTATAAGTGATGTAATTTTAGTAAAAAATGATATCTATAATGTTTATAAATCCATCAAAATTACTTTAGAAACAAGAAAGTTTCTTATCTTTAATTTAATGTGAGCATTTGGTTACAACATTATAACAATTCCATTAGCTATTTTTGGTTTTATTAATCCAATTTTAGCTGCTATCATAATGGCTTTTAGTTCTATTAGTGTATTAGTCAATTCACTACTATTTAAAATCAAAAAAATTAAATAG
- a CDS encoding heavy-metal-associated domain-containing protein encodes MTSLNLFIKNLECNSCAVAIEKTLSSFNKNELSFSVIIASKKLKINFDESKINKEEILKKLNDKKFEYEEI; translated from the coding sequence ATGACTAGTTTAAATTTATTTATTAAGAATTTAGAATGTAATTCATGTGCAGTAGCAATTGAAAAAACTTTGTCCTCTTTCAATAAAAATGAACTGTCTTTTTCTGTGATAATAGCTTCTAAAAAATTAAAAATTAATTTTGATGAATCAAAAATTAATAAAGAAGAAATTTTAAAAAAATTAAATGATAAAAAATTTGAATATGAAGAAATTTAA